A region of Beijerinckia sp. 28-YEA-48 DNA encodes the following proteins:
- a CDS encoding NAD(P)-dependent oxidoreductase produces the protein MEKIGIIGVGRMGQPMVKHMIRHGYDVTACDINPDNRDKVAAMGARVVAEPKALGDCTFVILGVGYDDEVKAVVLGADGVLGSLKPGAIIAISSTVSPETVKAIDKAARAKGCDVLDAPICRGRWFADEGKLLALFGGNDAVVERGRAVYGTFASDIAPLGEVGHGQVAKAMNNLMLWVTSIGLIEAGRIAESTGIDLVKLREALMMSSGKSQALEDWDQTTFTWALKDMQIVSQMADKANLSLPLTGAVKEMVKEARRVKATNPPRWTGK, from the coding sequence ATGGAGAAGATTGGAATTATCGGTGTTGGCCGCATGGGGCAGCCGATGGTGAAACATATGATCCGGCACGGCTATGACGTCACCGCCTGCGATATCAACCCGGACAATCGCGACAAGGTGGCGGCCATGGGCGCGCGGGTTGTTGCTGAGCCGAAAGCGCTCGGCGACTGCACCTTTGTCATTTTGGGTGTCGGCTATGACGACGAGGTCAAGGCCGTCGTGCTTGGCGCCGATGGTGTGCTGGGAAGCCTGAAACCCGGCGCCATCATCGCGATTTCATCTACCGTCTCGCCGGAAACCGTCAAGGCGATCGATAAAGCAGCGCGGGCCAAGGGCTGCGATGTTCTCGACGCGCCGATTTGCCGGGGCCGTTGGTTCGCTGACGAGGGCAAATTGCTGGCGCTGTTTGGCGGCAATGACGCCGTGGTCGAGCGCGGCCGCGCCGTCTATGGCACATTTGCTTCCGACATCGCGCCGCTCGGCGAAGTCGGCCATGGCCAGGTCGCCAAGGCCATGAACAATCTCATGCTGTGGGTCACCAGCATCGGCCTGATTGAGGCCGGACGCATCGCCGAGTCGACAGGGATCGATCTCGTGAAGTTGCGCGAAGCCTTGATGATGAGTTCCGGCAAGAGCCAGGCGCTTGAGGATTGGGATCAGACCACCTTCACTTGGGCTTTGAAGGACATGCAGATCGTCTCCCAAATGGCCGACAAAGCCAATCTATCGCTGCCGCTCACCGGCGCGGTGAAAGAGATGGTCAAGGAGGCTCGGCGCGTTAAGGCGACCAACCCGCCGCGCTGGACCGGCAAATAG
- a CDS encoding Rieske (2Fe-2S) protein, with the protein MTRHVVAKAHEIAPGSSQIVEVSGREIGVFNVAGDYYALANRCPHAGADLCKGFITGLVLSDGPNKYRLERKGEFLRCPFHGWEFDIRTGQSWCDPKSMRVRQFKVDVAPGETLVKGPYVAESFPVKVEEDYIVIDI; encoded by the coding sequence ATGACACGTCACGTTGTTGCGAAGGCGCACGAGATTGCGCCGGGTTCGAGCCAGATCGTCGAAGTCAGTGGACGCGAGATTGGCGTCTTCAATGTCGCCGGCGATTATTATGCCCTCGCCAACCGCTGCCCGCATGCGGGCGCCGATCTGTGCAAGGGCTTCATCACCGGTCTGGTTTTATCGGATGGGCCGAACAAATACCGGCTGGAGCGCAAAGGGGAGTTCCTCCGCTGCCCGTTCCATGGCTGGGAGTTCGATATCCGCACCGGCCAGTCCTGGTGCGATCCGAAGTCGATGCGCGTGCGTCAGTTCAAGGTTGACGTGGCGCCGGGCGAGACCCTGGTGAAGGGCCCCTATGTGGCCGAGAGCTTCCCTGTGAAGGTCGAGGAAGATTATATCGTCATCGACATCTGA
- a CDS encoding amidohydrolase family protein: MNAPLREQKASQKLMIVDCDIHPIQRSAKDLYPYLSKTWQEHIESFGAHVRQGMTEQIMWPRMMASGQRADAYPPQGGPPGSDYELMKRQHLDPNGVEFGMLVALSKGGMEERNQPFARALSSAVNEWQLHDWVERDARLRAGIVVTGEDPDHAVAEIEKRAGDRRFAQVIISPRSAEPIGRRRYWPIFAAAERAGLPIGLHPAAVPGGNPSSGGGWPTYYMQEHHTFTTGSQAAAVSLVMEGVFEQFPKLRIAMIESGFSWAPALGWRMDRIWERMRQETPHIKRPPSEYLREHFWFATQPMEEPENPQDIIQMFDWIGWDHIMFSTDYPHWDFDDPRQAIKVRITDEQREKIFRANAKALYQLS; this comes from the coding sequence ATGAACGCTCCGCTGCGTGAACAGAAAGCCAGCCAGAAGCTGATGATCGTCGATTGTGACATTCATCCGATTCAGCGCTCGGCCAAGGATCTTTATCCCTATCTGTCGAAGACCTGGCAGGAGCATATTGAGAGCTTCGGCGCCCATGTCCGCCAGGGCATGACCGAGCAGATCATGTGGCCGCGCATGATGGCCTCTGGCCAGCGCGCCGACGCCTATCCGCCCCAGGGCGGCCCGCCGGGCTCTGATTACGAGCTGATGAAACGCCAGCATCTCGATCCCAATGGCGTCGAGTTCGGCATGCTCGTGGCGCTCAGCAAGGGCGGCATGGAAGAGCGTAACCAGCCTTTCGCCCGTGCTCTGTCGAGCGCCGTCAATGAATGGCAGCTGCACGACTGGGTCGAGCGCGATGCCCGCCTGCGCGCTGGCATTGTCGTTACCGGCGAGGATCCCGACCATGCGGTGGCCGAGATCGAAAAGCGCGCTGGCGATCGCCGCTTCGCTCAAGTGATCATTTCGCCGCGCAGCGCCGAGCCCATCGGCCGGCGCCGCTACTGGCCGATTTTCGCTGCTGCGGAACGGGCCGGCCTGCCGATCGGCCTGCATCCAGCCGCCGTGCCTGGTGGCAATCCCTCATCGGGCGGTGGTTGGCCGACCTATTACATGCAGGAACACCACACCTTCACCACGGGCTCACAGGCTGCCGCCGTGAGCCTGGTGATGGAAGGCGTGTTCGAACAGTTTCCGAAACTGCGCATCGCCATGATCGAATCCGGCTTCAGCTGGGCTCCGGCGCTCGGCTGGCGCATGGACCGCATCTGGGAGCGCATGCGCCAGGAAACGCCGCATATCAAACGGCCGCCGTCGGAATATCTGCGCGAACATTTCTGGTTCGCCACGCAGCCGATGGAAGAGCCGGAAAATCCGCAGGACATCATTCAGATGTTCGACTGGATCGGCTGGGATCACATCATGTTCTCGACCGATTATCCGCATTGGGATTTCGATGACCCGCGCCAGGCCATCAAAGTCCGTATCACCGATGAACAGCGCGAGAAGATTTTCCGCGCCAACGCCAAGGCTTTGTATCAACTGTCATGA
- a CDS encoding amidohydrolase family protein, whose amino-acid sequence MKLPLEGAIDCDVHLSVPNVATLLPFMSDYWSDQLVTRYIDRAGFNLTSYPPRSPLTVREDWRAAPGRPTGLAALQANVLDPGRLSVAVCHTLHGAMALFNEDMGAEFCKAINAWVAQEWLDRESRLRASILVHAQNPALAVEEIERCAGDKRFVAVLLPVMGDSPLSRRIYWPIYEACERHGLSLAVHAGSTYRNPPTAAGWPSYQSEDYMLQSSAFENLIVGFLAEGVFQKFPGLKLVCMESGFTWMPTFLWRTSKTWRGVRTEVPWLDRVPAEIIREHVRLTLQPVDAPRDPKILNKILEQIACDDMIVYSSDYPHGHFDGDNGLPDGLSPDLLRKITIDNPRAAFPRLATVDASGTKETV is encoded by the coding sequence ATGAAACTGCCGCTGGAGGGTGCCATCGATTGCGATGTACACCTGAGCGTTCCCAATGTCGCGACGCTCCTGCCGTTCATGTCGGATTATTGGAGCGATCAGCTTGTCACGCGCTACATCGATCGTGCCGGCTTCAACCTGACGAGCTATCCGCCACGTTCGCCCTTGACTGTGCGCGAAGACTGGCGTGCGGCGCCGGGCCGGCCGACGGGCCTCGCCGCGCTCCAGGCCAACGTGCTTGATCCTGGCCGTCTTTCGGTTGCCGTCTGCCACACGCTGCATGGCGCCATGGCTTTGTTCAACGAAGATATGGGCGCCGAATTCTGCAAGGCGATCAATGCCTGGGTGGCGCAGGAATGGCTTGATCGCGAGTCGCGCCTGCGTGCCTCGATCCTTGTCCATGCGCAGAATCCCGCCTTGGCGGTGGAGGAAATCGAACGCTGCGCCGGTGACAAGCGCTTCGTCGCCGTGCTCCTGCCGGTGATGGGGGATAGTCCGCTCAGCCGGCGCATTTATTGGCCGATCTATGAAGCGTGCGAGCGCCACGGCCTGTCGCTGGCCGTCCACGCCGGTTCCACCTACCGCAATCCGCCCACCGCTGCCGGCTGGCCGTCTTATCAGAGCGAAGACTATATGCTGCAGAGCAGCGCCTTCGAAAATCTCATCGTCGGCTTTCTGGCCGAAGGCGTGTTCCAGAAGTTCCCCGGCTTGAAACTGGTCTGCATGGAATCCGGCTTCACCTGGATGCCGACCTTCCTGTGGCGCACGTCGAAAACTTGGCGCGGTGTACGCACCGAGGTGCCTTGGCTCGATCGCGTGCCCGCCGAAATTATCCGTGAACATGTGCGCCTCACCCTGCAGCCGGTCGATGCGCCGCGCGATCCGAAGATTCTGAACAAGATCCTCGAACAGATCGCCTGCGACGACATGATCGTCTATTCGTCGGACTATCCGCATGGTCATTTCGACGGCGACAACGGGTTGCCGGACGGTTTGAGTCCTGACCTCTTACGTAAAATTACCATCGACAATCCGCGCGCCGCTTTCCCGCGGCTCGCCACTGTCGATGCCTCGGGCACGAAGGAGACCGTGTGA
- a CDS encoding iron ABC transporter permease — translation MTDNTAGTLRPAGASKPLVGPNSLAFRFSRYFTGRDAAVLTLVLILGFLAVYPLAMLFYGSLHSTPPGMAGEFNLDGYRSIFTSSNMVVLANTVGISLAKTIPALLMAVLLAWIVARTDTPYRDKLEVLITLPFFVPPILTAMAWGMLGNPQVGLLNQVWKWATGSSTSIINVYSYGGVVWHMVQYSTPFLFLFIVDIFRAMDPSLEESSRMCGASRWRTFRNITLMLMLPALTNSFILSFIRGIESFESPLFFGTPAKITVITTEIYNSINHRATPDYQYATALSFAIMALMFILVIWQWRLLRGRTFSTVTGKGYSPSVMKLGKWKWVTFGFCILFFFVTVVLPIGQLAIGSFFRFFGFYSRDMLTLEHYSAVFSNAEVWRAFGNTMFLGLIGATATMVLGSVVAYVSIRTRWRGRRLIDALAWLPWMMPGMVLGIGFLWAFAMLPGPIPIYGTIWALLLAYMALGTPVSVRVMTSAYAQLSYDLEECSRVHGASFFQTLWRILIALAWPSFAVGWVLAFFGIMRELSASILLYSVGSEVLSVVLLRLWSNGQAEQVSVIGLFMMLLVIVFRWAQLRFIKNRISTL, via the coding sequence ATGACGGATAACACAGCGGGAACGCTGCGACCCGCCGGCGCGAGCAAACCGCTCGTCGGGCCGAATTCACTGGCCTTTCGGTTCTCACGCTATTTCACCGGCCGCGACGCGGCGGTGCTCACCCTCGTTCTTATCCTCGGCTTTCTGGCGGTCTATCCGCTCGCCATGCTGTTTTACGGCAGCCTGCATTCGACGCCGCCGGGCATGGCGGGCGAATTCAATCTGGACGGCTATCGCTCCATTTTCACCTCGTCGAACATGGTGGTGCTCGCCAACACCGTCGGCATTTCTCTTGCTAAAACAATTCCGGCGCTGCTGATGGCCGTGCTGCTCGCCTGGATCGTGGCGCGCACCGACACGCCCTATCGCGACAAGCTGGAAGTGCTGATCACCCTGCCCTTCTTCGTGCCGCCGATCCTCACAGCCATGGCCTGGGGCATGCTCGGCAATCCACAAGTCGGCTTGCTCAACCAAGTGTGGAAATGGGCGACCGGTTCGAGCACGTCGATCATCAATGTCTATTCTTATGGCGGCGTCGTCTGGCACATGGTCCAGTATTCGACGCCGTTCCTATTTCTGTTCATCGTCGACATTTTTCGCGCCATGGACCCCTCGCTCGAGGAATCAAGCCGCATGTGCGGCGCCTCACGCTGGCGTACGTTCCGCAACATCACCTTGATGCTGATGCTGCCGGCGCTGACCAATTCCTTCATTCTCAGCTTCATCCGCGGCATCGAGAGTTTCGAATCCCCGCTTTTCTTCGGTACGCCCGCGAAGATCACCGTCATCACCACGGAAATCTACAATTCGATCAACCACCGGGCGACGCCAGACTATCAATATGCGACGGCGCTCAGTTTCGCGATCATGGCGTTGATGTTCATCCTGGTGATCTGGCAATGGCGCCTGCTGCGCGGCCGCACCTTCTCGACTGTCACCGGCAAGGGCTATTCGCCGAGTGTGATGAAGCTCGGCAAATGGAAGTGGGTGACGTTTGGCTTCTGCATCCTGTTCTTCTTCGTCACCGTCGTTCTGCCGATCGGCCAGCTCGCCATCGGCTCGTTCTTTCGCTTCTTCGGCTTCTATTCTCGCGACATGCTGACGCTCGAACATTATTCGGCTGTGTTCAGCAATGCGGAAGTGTGGCGCGCTTTCGGCAACACCATGTTTCTGGGCCTGATTGGCGCGACAGCAACCATGGTGCTTGGTTCCGTCGTCGCTTATGTCTCGATCCGCACGCGCTGGCGCGGCCGCCGGCTCATCGACGCGCTCGCCTGGCTGCCCTGGATGATGCCAGGCATGGTGCTCGGCATCGGCTTCCTGTGGGCCTTCGCCATGTTGCCCGGTCCAATCCCGATCTACGGCACGATCTGGGCTCTGCTGCTGGCCTATATGGCGCTTGGCACGCCGGTGTCGGTGCGTGTCATGACCAGCGCCTATGCGCAATTGTCCTATGACCTGGAGGAATGCTCGCGCGTCCATGGCGCGTCGTTCTTCCAGACGCTGTGGCGCATTCTGATCGCGCTTGCCTGGCCGTCCTTCGCCGTCGGCTGGGTGCTGGCCTTCTTCGGCATCATGCGCGAATTGTCGGCCTCGATCCTGCTCTACTCCGTCGGCTCGGAAGTGCTGTCGGTGGTTCTGCTGCGGTTGTGGTCGAACGGACAGGCCGAACAGGTCAGCGTCATCGGTCTGTTCATGATGCTGCTGGTCATCGTCTTCCGCTGGGCGCAATTGCGCTTCATCAAGAACCGGATCAGCACGCTCTAG
- a CDS encoding ABC transporter ATP-binding protein, which translates to MAAITLENVSRHFGAVAAVDNVNLNVEAGEFVTLLGPSGCGKTTTLRMVAGLEQNTGGRIAIDNQVVSDASASFFVPPERRMLGMVFQSYAIWPHMTVFDNVAYPLRIRRKSAQEIAEKVKGALRLVEMENYADRPAPALSGGQQQRVAIARALVFEPRVLLLDEPLSNLDARLRTQTGDEFRALQKRLGITSLYVTHDQGEAMALSDRIVVMHSGHILQIGSPEEIYRRPANRGVAGFFGSPNFLPSKVKACATQADGSFLLTLDGPGWVGPCGSSSALPVGADVSVMVRPENMRIAEKASIRDDEMSWTGPIVQSIFRGTHRSIIAETPAGRLNIDVPSVHNPAAGDTITLAADSSAVWATPPV; encoded by the coding sequence ATGGCTGCGATTACGCTCGAAAACGTGAGCCGGCATTTCGGCGCCGTCGCGGCCGTGGACAATGTCAATCTCAATGTCGAGGCCGGCGAGTTCGTCACCCTGCTTGGGCCGTCGGGCTGCGGCAAGACCACGACATTGCGCATGGTGGCGGGGCTGGAACAAAACACCGGTGGCCGCATCGCCATCGACAATCAGGTGGTCAGCGACGCCAGCGCCAGTTTCTTCGTGCCGCCGGAACGGCGCATGCTCGGCATGGTGTTCCAGTCCTACGCGATCTGGCCGCATATGACCGTGTTCGACAATGTCGCCTATCCGCTGCGCATCCGCCGCAAGTCGGCGCAGGAAATCGCCGAAAAGGTGAAGGGGGCGCTGCGCCTGGTCGAGATGGAGAATTATGCTGATCGGCCAGCGCCGGCCCTGTCGGGCGGCCAGCAGCAGCGTGTCGCCATCGCCCGCGCGCTTGTGTTCGAACCGCGCGTCTTGCTGCTCGACGAACCGCTGTCGAATCTCGACGCGCGCCTGCGCACCCAGACGGGCGATGAATTCCGCGCCCTGCAGAAGCGCCTCGGCATCACCAGCCTCTACGTCACCCACGACCAGGGCGAGGCCATGGCCTTGTCCGACCGCATCGTCGTGATGCATTCGGGCCATATCCTGCAGATCGGTTCGCCGGAAGAAATCTACCGGCGGCCGGCCAACCGCGGCGTCGCCGGCTTCTTCGGCTCGCCGAACTTCCTGCCGTCGAAGGTGAAGGCCTGCGCCACGCAGGCGGACGGTTCCTTCCTGTTGACCCTGGATGGACCGGGCTGGGTTGGCCCTTGCGGCTCTTCCAGCGCGCTCCCCGTTGGCGCCGACGTCTCGGTGATGGTGCGGCCGGAAAACATGCGGATCGCCGAAAAGGCTTCGATCCGCGACGACGAGATGAGCTGGACCGGACCGATCGTGCAATCGATCTTCCGTGGCACGCACCGCTCGATCATCGCCGAAACACCGGCCGGCCGGCTCAATATCGATGTCCCGTCGGTTCATAACCCGGCCGCCGGCGACACGATTACCCTAGCGGCCGACAGTTCCGCCGTGTGGGCGACGCCGCCGGTTTAA
- a CDS encoding tripartite tricarboxylate transporter substrate binding protein encodes MDVVRHALKLCVTVIGLAALAPAFIQGFTPAWAQSPASDYPTRPIRMVVPFAGGGTTDVLARLIGHQLGLALGQQVVIENRPGVNGNVGTDAAAKSTPDGYTIVLVADGTVAINPGLYPKLPFDPQRDLMPISRVALVPLILVAHPGLKADSIQALVALSKDPSANLFFSSAGLGSTGHLAGELLKNRTGLQMTHVNYKGGGQAVNDVVSGQIPLLVTALATAGAFIEAGQLKALAVTSAQRLSGLPTVPTISESGVKDFDVSSWYGIMAPAGTPTVIIDRLHGELAKVLHDPDLRAKMQALGAEPIGDSPDAFAKILAADLKSWHRVIQDAKISFQ; translated from the coding sequence ATGGATGTCGTTCGGCATGCCCTGAAACTGTGCGTAACCGTGATCGGACTGGCGGCCTTGGCGCCGGCCTTCATCCAAGGCTTCACTCCAGCCTGGGCCCAGTCCCCTGCCAGCGATTATCCCACCCGTCCAATCCGCATGGTCGTGCCCTTCGCCGGCGGCGGCACCACCGATGTCCTCGCCCGGCTGATCGGGCATCAACTCGGCCTGGCCTTGGGGCAGCAGGTGGTCATCGAGAACCGGCCGGGCGTCAACGGCAATGTCGGCACCGACGCGGCGGCGAAATCAACGCCGGACGGCTATACGATCGTGCTGGTTGCCGACGGCACGGTGGCGATCAATCCCGGCCTCTATCCAAAACTGCCTTTTGATCCGCAACGCGACCTGATGCCGATTTCCCGGGTCGCCCTGGTGCCGCTGATCCTGGTGGCTCATCCGGGGCTGAAAGCCGATTCCATCCAGGCGTTGGTCGCCTTGAGCAAAGACCCATCGGCCAATCTGTTCTTCTCCTCGGCCGGCCTTGGCAGCACGGGACATCTCGCCGGCGAGCTACTGAAGAACCGCACCGGCCTGCAGATGACCCATGTGAACTACAAGGGCGGCGGCCAGGCGGTGAACGACGTGGTGAGCGGGCAGATCCCGCTGCTGGTGACGGCGCTCGCGACCGCAGGGGCCTTCATCGAAGCGGGGCAACTCAAGGCGCTCGCCGTTACATCGGCGCAGCGGCTCTCAGGCCTTCCCACCGTGCCAACCATCAGCGAAAGCGGCGTGAAGGATTTCGACGTCTCCTCCTGGTACGGCATCATGGCGCCAGCGGGCACGCCAACCGTCATCATCGACAGACTGCATGGTGAATTGGCGAAAGTGCTGCACGATCCGGACTTGCGAGCAAAAATGCAGGCCCTCGGCGCGGAGCCGATCGGCGACAGTCCAGATGCGTTCGCCAAAATTCTGGCTGCCGATTTGAAGAGCTGGCATCGGGTCATCCAGGACGCGAAGATCAGCTTTCAGTGA
- a CDS encoding Rieske (2Fe-2S) protein: MSEVNVGPASSFADPGRKVFEVGGQEVGVFLLGGEFYAWENRCPHLDGPACQGRLLPLATEAVNEDRTSRGREFSKDHMNIVCPWHGMEFDIRTGRHPTNQAIRLRKVPVRVERGEIYVTLRG, translated from the coding sequence ATGTCTGAAGTGAATGTTGGCCCCGCTTCATCTTTCGCCGATCCCGGCCGCAAAGTGTTCGAAGTCGGCGGGCAGGAAGTCGGTGTGTTTCTGCTTGGTGGCGAGTTCTACGCTTGGGAGAACCGTTGCCCGCATCTCGATGGCCCGGCGTGCCAGGGCCGTCTGTTGCCATTGGCAACCGAAGCCGTGAATGAAGATCGCACCAGCCGTGGTCGTGAGTTCTCCAAGGATCATATGAACATCGTCTGTCCCTGGCATGGGATGGAGTTCGATATTCGCACCGGCCGTCATCCGACCAATCAGGCGATTCGCCTGCGCAAGGTTCCGGTGCGCGTCGAACGTGGCGAAATCTATGTGACCTTGCGCGGATAA
- a CDS encoding amidohydrolase family protein, whose amino-acid sequence MPDELKSSLVGEVRELQEITAATDTRDYLFAAARQAERQYDDYELIVDVDAHTQEGRFWPEILEFMENDVLKHTALNQLAGGIRTPLINMQPGMSFQSLSGRVPHQSGPRESVTNPDKPGAAFVEIAKRSIDFMGVDYQVIFPTSMLHLGMNPMDDIEVYLARAYCRWMVEVVLPQEPRLTSLIYLPLNNVDECERMVREFGANPQIVGYTICAVRHKPIHHNQYMRLYSMIEESGKPLVFHAGPHWDDPSFTQLNRFISMHALSFVHYNMIHMTNWIINALPERFPKLKTVWVESGVAWVPFLMQRLDHEVLLRQSEAPGLKRMPSEYMQDMFYSSQPLERYDLKLLEATLDKMKASTQLLFSSDWPHWDFDPPSSITTLPFLDDQAKRNILGLNAAKLFNLPIKRTRPRAADAMAARAANRVS is encoded by the coding sequence ATGCCTGACGAACTTAAATCGTCATTGGTCGGGGAAGTGCGCGAGCTGCAGGAAATCACTGCGGCCACCGATACGCGCGATTATCTTTTTGCCGCCGCGCGGCAGGCCGAGCGCCAGTACGACGATTACGAACTGATCGTCGACGTCGATGCGCATACGCAGGAAGGCCGCTTCTGGCCGGAAATTCTTGAATTCATGGAGAACGACGTTCTCAAGCACACGGCGCTCAATCAGCTGGCCGGTGGCATTCGCACGCCGCTGATCAACATGCAGCCGGGCATGAGCTTCCAGTCGCTCTCGGGCCGCGTGCCGCATCAGTCGGGCCCGCGCGAAAGCGTCACCAATCCCGATAAGCCCGGTGCCGCCTTCGTCGAGATCGCCAAGCGCAGCATCGACTTCATGGGCGTCGACTATCAGGTCATCTTCCCGACCTCGATGTTGCATCTGGGCATGAACCCGATGGACGACATCGAAGTCTATCTGGCGCGCGCCTATTGCCGCTGGATGGTGGAAGTGGTTCTGCCGCAAGAACCGCGCCTGACCAGTCTGATCTATCTGCCCTTGAACAATGTCGATGAATGCGAGCGCATGGTGCGCGAATTCGGCGCCAACCCGCAGATTGTCGGCTATACGATCTGCGCCGTGCGCCATAAGCCGATCCATCACAACCAGTATATGCGCCTCTATTCGATGATCGAGGAAAGCGGCAAGCCGTTGGTGTTCCATGCCGGCCCGCACTGGGATGATCCCTCCTTCACGCAGCTCAACCGCTTCATCTCCATGCACGCTCTGTCTTTCGTGCATTACAACATGATCCACATGACCAATTGGATCATCAACGCGCTGCCGGAGCGCTTCCCCAAGTTGAAGACCGTGTGGGTTGAAAGCGGCGTCGCCTGGGTGCCGTTCCTGATGCAGCGTCTCGATCACGAAGTGCTGCTGCGCCAGAGCGAGGCGCCAGGCCTCAAGCGCATGCCCAGCGAATATATGCAGGACATGTTTTACTCGAGCCAGCCGCTCGAACGCTACGATCTCAAGCTGCTCGAAGCGACGCTCGATAAGATGAAGGCCAGCACGCAATTGCTGTTCTCGTCCGACTGGCCGCACTGGGACTTCGATCCACCGAGCTCGATCACCACGCTGCCGTTCCTTGACGATCAAGCGAAGCGCAACATTCTCGGTCTCAATGCGGCGAAGCTGTTTAATCTGCCGATCAAGCGCACGCGCCCGCGCGCGGCCGATGCGATGGCGGCCCGCGCCGCCAACCGCGTTTCTTGA